The following DNA comes from Capsicum annuum cultivar UCD-10X-F1 chromosome 7, UCD10Xv1.1, whole genome shotgun sequence.
TTGAACCTGGTGATAAGATCTACTTTGGTGATATTTTCCTGGAGGTATACAGACATCAGAAGTGATTTAATACATCTCCGTAAAACTTTCTTTGTACTGCACCTTttgtctatcagaaacagcctctctacctcccaagGTAGGGGTAATTGGGTAAGGTCTgagtacactctaccctccccagaccgacttgtgggattacactgggtatgttgttgtatttcaGCTTTGAACCATGTCATTTTCTACCTCTCTAAGTATTGACTACCGACATTCCTTTTCTCTGTTTATGTGCTAGTCATATTGGACCAAATGGAACTGTATAAAGTGAATACAAGGTGAagaattaagaaaatacaagCTGAACAATCAACTAAAGTAGGCTGTGGTGCAGGAACAGTGGCTGGAAGTTACCTACATCTTTGAGCTATTTTCTAATGCAATAGTGCTTTAACTGCAGGTTCGTGCAACTCCTGGCCATACACTAGGCTGTGTTACCTATGTCACGGGAGATGAATCCAATCAACTTCAGCCAAGGATGGCCTTTACCGGTGATGCCCTTTTGATACGTGGATGTGGAAGGACAGACTTTCAGGTACATCCTCTCTATGCAATATGCTTGCCGACTTTTATAGTGGACCTTTGACTAAAAAAAGTTTGATAACGTGTACCACTCAATTTATTTCTCTGGTGAactcttagattttgattttCTAGCTTACTTAAGCTAGGGATTGAGGCATAGATGTTTTAAACAAATACAAAGTCTTAATGCATCAACTTTTCATATTTTGCTTCTCATCTTGTTTCTCAAGGGAATATTtcctaggaaaacattttccttcctACTAAACACACCTTTAATATCAATAGTTATTCTTCTTACTCTATGACAGGGTGGAAGTTCAGACAAATTGTATGATTCAGTTCATTCACAGGCAAGGACATAAAAACTGTTCTTCGTATTTTTAactagaaagagaaaaaaaacccAGAGTACTATGATGCTGAATGTTCCTTCTGTTCTTTCTGATTCATCATCTTTTTGTGAGAGCAGATTTTCACATTGCCCAAAGACACATTGGTATATCCTGCTCATGACTACAAAGGGTTCACCGTAAGTATACATCTATATTGTTCACTATTAATTTGCATATTTCAGTATATATTTGCTAGtttacaagtgtatatgttttattttcaggTCAGCACAGTGGGAGAAGAGATGCTATACAATCCACGCCTATCTAAAGATAAGGTACATTTCTGACAAAGATTCTTTTACCGTAGTTTCAAGATTGGGCTGAATTAAGTCTTTGTAGTTAAGAAGTTGAAACACTTTCTAAATCAACAGCCATCTGTAGTAGAAAACTCTGAAATGAAAACATTCCTTGTGGTTGCCTAATAGTAATGGATGAAAGCACACTTGACGATAGTGTTGTTTCGTTTTTTGCTTACTGTTCAAATTTAGAATTATCTTGCTGTCATGTGAAGACCTCTTTCTACAATCATTTTAGCTTTCCTTTTGAATCTAGTTTAAGTACTAATGTTTTTTCTGAAACGTTCTTTGCAGGAAACATTCGAAAATATCATGCAGAGTAAAGCTATTCTACCTCTTTGTTTCTGtttcttttgtattattattctccttatttctcttttacttttttatctttaCTTGCTGATGATAGATAGCATCTTTTATGTAACAGATTTACATTTGTCATATCCAAAAATGATGGACGTCGCAGTTCCAGCTAACATGGTTTGCGGATTACAAGAGACAAAATCAGAATAATGctaaatttttctttcattctctAATCGTTTCTTGGTCGCCATGAATGAAAACAGGAAGAAGGGGGTATACACGTTCGAAGTGACCTAACTAAATAAATGTTTAGCTGGAGAAGTTGAATAAGATATACCAATATAGTTTCAAGAAGCTATGTTACTCCAACTGATAAGATTCTTGAATATATGTGATAAGACAGACAGTGAATCTTGAATATATGTATGGAACTTGATTTGTGAGACTGCTGATGGGAATAATGAAAGTGAAATTTATCAGCTGTTGCTGTATTAATTGAAATATAGTGGCAATTCAGATCCAGGTTTATGGAAGATTTGTACTACTGTGTTTGAGCAGAGGAAGGAGGATTTGTtcatgcaaaaaataaaataaaaaattacagcCATAAgtcccttttatttttt
Coding sequences within:
- the LOC107878548 gene encoding persulfide dioxygenase ETHE1 homolog, mitochondrial isoform X1 encodes the protein MMLRFRCVPLFKPQASLFRAQMGSYSTNHGDHKLVFRQLFEKESSTYTYLLADASHPQNPALLIDPVDKTADRDLALVKELGLKLIYAINTHVHADHVTGSGLIKTKFPGVKSIISKASNAKADLFVEPGDKIYFGDIFLEVRATPGHTLGCVTYVTGDESNQLQPRMAFTGDALLIRGCGRTDFQGGSSDKLYDSVHSQIFTLPKDTLVYPAHDYKGFTVSTVGEEMLYNPRLSKDKETFENIMQNLHLSYPKMMDVAVPANMVCGLQETKSE
- the LOC107878548 gene encoding persulfide dioxygenase ETHE1 homolog, mitochondrial isoform X2, producing MMLRFRCVPLFKPQASLFRAQMGSYSTNHGDHKLVFRQLFEKESSTYTYLLADASHPQNPALLIDPVDKTADRDLALVKELGLKLIYAINTHVHADHVTGSGLIKTKFPGVKSIISKASNAKADLFVEPGDKIYFGDIFLEVRATPGHTLGCVTYVTGDESNQLQPRMAFTGDALLIRGCGRTDFQLFFLLYDRVEVQTNCMIQFIHRFSHCPKTHWYILLMTTKGSPSAQWEKRCYTIHAYLKIRKHSKISCRIYICHIQK